A single Streptomyces sp. Edi2 DNA region contains:
- a CDS encoding NlpC/P60 family protein: MTATVASHRKPRQHPLAALTGGARSARTARTAATLALAGAATATGFAPAEAEAATAAPVTAVADGAGQAAHRLTPDRVKDRVNALYQEAEVATQSYNGAKEAAGAAREELSRLQDEAARRTAELNAARSELGTVAASQYRSGGVDPTVRLLLSADPQRYLDGAAVLERAGSHQATAVAGYARRLGSVRQVQRRAEDTAQRLADTEAALKKHRVTVVHKLGAAEQLLNQLTAEQRQRMAGRGAAHGGAGQGRGTGHGGGLPGKVPAGPGAAAATAAAQAAAQAPDPRAARAVAYAYAALGKPYIWGATGPAGFDCSGLTQAAWKSGGVSLPRTTYTQISSGPRIDRSRLAPGDLVFFYSGISHVGLYIGDGKMIHAPHPGAPVRIAPIDQMPFAAATRPA; the protein is encoded by the coding sequence GTGACGGCCACCGTGGCCTCGCACCGCAAGCCGCGGCAGCATCCGCTCGCCGCGCTCACCGGCGGCGCACGCAGCGCACGCACCGCCCGCACGGCCGCCACCCTGGCCCTGGCGGGTGCCGCCACCGCCACCGGCTTCGCTCCGGCGGAGGCGGAAGCCGCCACCGCCGCCCCGGTCACCGCCGTTGCCGACGGCGCCGGCCAGGCCGCTCACCGGCTCACCCCCGACCGGGTCAAGGACCGGGTCAACGCGCTGTACCAGGAGGCAGAGGTGGCCACGCAGAGCTACAACGGCGCGAAGGAAGCCGCCGGCGCCGCACGCGAGGAGCTGAGCAGGCTGCAGGACGAGGCCGCCCGCCGAACCGCGGAACTGAACGCCGCCCGCAGCGAGCTGGGCACCGTGGCCGCGAGCCAGTACCGCTCCGGCGGCGTCGACCCGACCGTACGGCTGCTGCTCTCCGCGGACCCGCAGCGCTATCTGGACGGCGCCGCGGTCCTGGAACGGGCGGGCAGCCACCAGGCGACCGCGGTGGCCGGGTACGCGCGCCGGCTCGGCAGCGTACGGCAGGTCCAGCGGCGGGCCGAGGACACCGCACAACGGCTGGCGGACACCGAGGCGGCGCTGAAGAAGCACCGGGTCACGGTCGTCCACAAGCTGGGCGCCGCCGAGCAGTTGCTGAACCAGCTCACCGCGGAGCAACGGCAGCGGATGGCGGGCCGCGGCGCTGCGCACGGCGGCGCCGGCCAGGGCCGCGGGACGGGGCACGGGGGCGGTCTCCCCGGCAAGGTCCCGGCCGGTCCGGGAGCCGCCGCGGCTACGGCTGCGGCGCAAGCTGCGGCGCAGGCCCCCGACCCCCGGGCCGCGCGGGCCGTCGCCTACGCCTACGCCGCCCTCGGCAAGCCGTACATCTGGGGCGCGACGGGCCCGGCCGGCTTCGACTGCTCGGGGCTGACCCAGGCCGCCTGGAAGTCGGGCGGGGTGTCGCTGCCCCGTACGACCTACACCCAGATCAGCTCCGGACCGCGTATCGACAGGTCCCGACTCGCCCCCGGTGACCTGGTGTTCTTCTACTCCGGCATCAGCCATGTGGGGCTCTACATCGGGGACGGGAAGATGATCCACGCGCCGCATCCGGGGGCGCCGGTGCGGATCGCGCCGATCGACCAGATGCCGTTCGCGGCGGCGACCCGGCCGGCGTAG
- a CDS encoding alpha/beta hydrolase-fold protein — protein sequence MSLTGTPFFLTSILLLIVAFVLPFALWGRITGPPLLRSLGRLLMLLFAQVTAITVVFVMVNNANNLYDTWGDLLGTGSHIEEARNLGPDGMGGRQIKNEPKQLQRFRPADDPKVGPGVQMTDLRGRISGVQGEVYVWLPPQYNDPAYRNKKFPVVELLPGYPGSAKTWLGSLRVADQLRPMMLNGQVKPAILVSPRTDVFPGADTGCVNIPGKVNADSWLTVDVRKMIVDNFRAGSTADSWALAGYSAGAHCAAKLALSHPDRYRAAVAMSGYNDPALERDSLAGKDPKLRVESNPMHILKSANAAGKPPRTALYVSGAAGDGYQAGLGLRQFARFPTTVNVHQISSGAGGHTMKVWEHQVPQVFRWLGTELRS from the coding sequence ATGAGCCTGACGGGCACGCCCTTCTTCCTCACCTCGATCCTGCTGTTGATCGTCGCCTTTGTGCTGCCGTTCGCCCTGTGGGGCCGAATAACCGGGCCGCCCCTGCTGCGCAGCCTCGGCCGGCTGCTGATGCTGCTGTTCGCCCAGGTCACGGCCATCACCGTGGTCTTCGTCATGGTCAACAACGCCAATAATCTCTACGACACCTGGGGCGATCTGCTCGGCACCGGCAGCCATATCGAGGAGGCCCGGAACCTCGGCCCCGACGGCATGGGCGGCCGGCAGATCAAGAACGAGCCCAAGCAGCTCCAGCGGTTCCGCCCCGCCGACGACCCCAAGGTGGGCCCGGGCGTGCAGATGACCGACCTCAGGGGCCGGATCTCGGGCGTGCAGGGCGAGGTGTACGTATGGCTGCCGCCGCAGTACAACGACCCGGCCTACCGCAACAAGAAATTCCCCGTGGTCGAGCTGCTGCCCGGCTACCCGGGCTCGGCGAAGACCTGGCTGGGCTCCCTGCGGGTGGCCGATCAGCTCCGGCCGATGATGCTGAACGGCCAGGTCAAGCCGGCCATCCTGGTGTCACCGCGGACCGACGTCTTCCCCGGCGCCGACACCGGCTGCGTCAACATCCCCGGAAAGGTCAACGCCGACAGCTGGCTGACCGTCGATGTCCGCAAGATGATCGTGGACAACTTCCGGGCCGGCAGTACGGCGGACTCCTGGGCCCTGGCCGGCTATTCGGCGGGCGCGCACTGCGCCGCCAAGCTCGCCCTGTCCCACCCGGACCGCTACCGCGCCGCGGTCGCCATGTCCGGCTACAACGACCCGGCGCTCGAACGCGATTCGCTGGCCGGCAAGGACCCCAAGCTGCGCGTCGAGTCCAACCCGATGCACATCCTGAAGTCCGCCAACGCCGCGGGGAAGCCGCCGCGTACGGCCCTGTACGTGTCGGGCGCGGCGGGCGACGGCTACCAAGCCGGCCTCGGTCTGCGGCAGTTCGCGCGGTTCCCGACGACGGTGAACGTCCACCAGATCTCGTCGGGCGCCGGCGGCCACACCATGAAGGTGTGGGAGCACCAGGTACCGCAGGTCTTCCGCTGGCTGGGGACTGAGCTCAGGTCCTGA
- a CDS encoding C40 family peptidase gives MASHRKPRTSILTSPGGRRTAVGLTTAALASATLLSQSADAAPRAPKPSIEEVKQKVDGLYHQAEVATQKYNAAKEHADGQRDRVDGLLDAAAKRAEKMNEARRRLGTFAAAQYRTGGMNPTAQLMLAKDPQQFFDRSHLMERLTGRQKEAVSDYQEQQAAAARQRAEATRDLERLQTSQASLKESKQSVQQKLTEARQLLSRLTAQEKARLAELERQKEAAAKRKAEEAARKQQERERRQQHDGGGPSGGQTGGGSDNGGSTGGSSSAQAEKALAFARSQMGKPYVWGATGPSSYDCSGLTQAAWKAAGVKLPRTTWDQVKTGQRVATKDLKPGDLVFFYDDISHVGMYIGGGKMIHAPHPGANVREESIYYMPIYGSVRPG, from the coding sequence TTGGCGTCGCATCGCAAGCCGCGCACCAGCATTCTCACCTCGCCCGGAGGACGGCGTACGGCGGTCGGGCTCACCACCGCCGCCCTCGCCTCGGCCACGCTGCTCTCGCAGTCCGCCGACGCGGCCCCCCGGGCGCCCAAACCCAGCATCGAAGAGGTCAAACAGAAGGTCGACGGCCTCTACCACCAGGCCGAGGTGGCCACCCAGAAGTACAACGCCGCCAAGGAGCACGCCGACGGCCAGCGGGACCGCGTCGACGGCCTGCTCGACGCCGCCGCCAAGAGGGCCGAGAAGATGAACGAGGCCCGGCGCCGGCTGGGCACCTTCGCCGCGGCGCAGTACCGCACCGGCGGCATGAACCCGACGGCGCAGCTGATGCTCGCCAAGGACCCGCAGCAGTTCTTCGACCGCAGCCACCTCATGGAGCGGCTGACCGGGCGCCAGAAGGAGGCCGTCTCCGACTACCAGGAGCAGCAGGCCGCGGCCGCCCGGCAGCGGGCGGAGGCGACCCGCGACCTGGAGCGGCTGCAGACGTCGCAGGCCTCGCTCAAGGAGTCCAAGCAGTCCGTCCAGCAGAAGCTGACCGAGGCCCGGCAGCTGCTGTCCCGGCTGACCGCCCAAGAGAAGGCGCGGCTGGCGGAACTGGAACGCCAGAAGGAGGCGGCGGCCAAGCGCAAGGCCGAGGAGGCGGCCCGCAAGCAGCAGGAGCGCGAGCGCCGGCAGCAGCACGACGGGGGCGGCCCGTCCGGCGGCCAGACCGGCGGCGGCTCCGACAACGGCGGCTCGACCGGGGGTTCGTCCTCCGCCCAGGCCGAGAAGGCGCTCGCCTTCGCCCGCTCCCAGATGGGCAAGCCGTATGTGTGGGGCGCGACCGGGCCCAGCTCGTACGACTGCTCGGGACTGACCCAGGCGGCGTGGAAGGCGGCCGGCGTCAAGCTGCCGCGGACCACCTGGGACCAGGTCAAGACCGGCCAGCGGGTCGCCACCAAGGACCTCAAGCCCGGTGACCTGGTCTTCTTCTATGACGACATCAGCCATGTCGGCATGTACATAGGCGGCGGCAAGATGATCCACGCCCCGCACCCGGGCGCCAATGTCCGGGAGGAGTCGATCTACTACATGCCGATCTACGGGAGCGTCCGCCCGGGCTGA